The DNA segment CCCCCTGGACCGCGAAGACATCCACTCTATCAACCGCAGGCACCACGAGGTGGCTTTCATAATCAAGGCCATCTCGGTGAGGATAGGCCTTTTCAACCTCCCTTCCCTCACGGCCCCCTCGGTGGAGATCATCTCGATCTTCAACAGGATGATCAAGGAAATTAAATCCCTGATGGACGGCCTTGAGAAGATCAAGGACATTGATGAGAACATGAAGCGCATCGAGGAGATGAAAAAGCAGGCTGAAACGCTGCTTCGGCTCGCTTATGCCGAGCTCTACGAAGGCTCCCGCAAGACGCCGGAAGATGTGCTCTATATCCTCCAGTGGTCGCAGATTTATGATCTCATCCAGCAGGCCCTTGAGTCCACCGAACGGCTTGCCACTGTCATAGAGGGCATCACGCTGAAGAATGGCTGAACTTGATCCCCTTGAGCGGCATTACCGCACCTACCCGGTGTACCTGCGGAGGCGCTTCGGCGCCCCTGTTTTCCGT comes from the Candidatus Eremiobacterota bacterium genome and includes:
- a CDS encoding DUF47 family protein, with protein sequence MKLQLFPKNVKFFDLFKEESDLVEKAAEALNGLFSSFENIEEKCSTINRLENECHTLVRRINKELYRNFITPLDREDIHSINRRHHEVAFIIKAISVRIGLFNLPSLTAPSVEIISIFNRMIKEIKSLMDGLEKIKDIDENMKRIEEMKKQAETLLRLAYAELYEGSRKTPEDVLYILQWSQIYDLIQQALESTERLATVIEGITLKNG